From the Cydia amplana chromosome 8, ilCydAmpl1.1, whole genome shotgun sequence genome, the window TCAACTACATCCTAACATTTTACCTGCATCAATCCCTCAGAGTCAGCGCTTTGTTTTACCACACGCGCAACAAGACGATATCCCAATATTTATGGTAGGAGAAAACCATCCTCCGCGATTTGAGCATACTAGAACAGGAAAAGCACACCAGCTACAAAAACAAGAGGTGCCGTCAAGACATCTGGAACCTCCAGCGGAGGACGCCGAAAATCATTTCGTCCTGCCTACTCCCTCAGCAGAATTGGAATTGCCATATCAAGAACAACGTCAACAGTTCGTAGGTCCGTCTGAGGAGGTATATGAACTACCTATCAGGGGACCCAATCATAACTTTAATCCGTTAAATAACAAGCCTATAAATTTCCGCCTCAAGCCGGCTGAGCCGACTTTGGCGTTACATCTCACGCCGCCAAAGCCCCTTCTGTCGAAGCACAAAAATCCCACAAAATTGTATCCTAAAAAGTATCCAGGGGGATTCAGGCCCGTGCCGATTCCTTTAACACAGTTTGCCGAGGATTCTTCAGCCGAAGTCCCCAAAGCGAAGCCGTTTAATACCGCCGCTGATCCCGAATCTGAATATTCGAAACCGACCGATAAAGATACTTACTTGTACGAGAAACTCAAGAAAAAGCGAAAAATGAGAAAGGAAAAAGCAGCTAAGGTAATTTTTCATTTTGGAATAATGATGTTGTTGTAACATGGAAACGAGACTCGCTAAACTTATCTgttattcatcatcttcctcgcgttgtcccggcttttgccacggctcatgggagcctggggtccgcttggcaactaatcccgagaattggcgtaggctaaACTTATCTGTTATTATTTTACGGTTTCAGCAACACCTCCCGCCTTTAGAAGAGCCGACACAGGGTCCAGCAGTTCCAGAGCAAGACACTTCCGAAACACACTTCAGATACCCTGGACGTAAGTATCTCGAAACGTTTAGGCAAAAAACTGTTCACCCTACCAACCAAGAGTTTTGCAACCTAACTGAGCCTAAAACCTCGTTTCATAAACatcaacaatttttaaaagaatAAGTAATCCAGTGGTTATTCATTGAACAATTATGATTAATTGTTATGAATGGAACATGACAGTCATTGGATGGTTATTCATATCTTTCAACTATT encodes:
- the LOC134650215 gene encoding uncharacterized protein LOC134650215 translates to MWRQIYLIWLLIVYTAAIKVPVDNKEETTTLVVNDTSPTPDAPIYYESDEPKIDSYLIPPNTHTAEDKQDLIPTYLLPPTQDKQEDFYVVPTDGTQSDWYPIESDPQNNPAILPQSLPQLHPNILPASIPQSQRFVLPHAQQDDIPIFMVGENHPPRFEHTRTGKAHQLQKQEVPSRHLEPPAEDAENHFVLPTPSAELELPYQEQRQQFVGPSEEVYELPIRGPNHNFNPLNNKPINFRLKPAEPTLALHLTPPKPLLSKHKNPTKLYPKKYPGGFRPVPIPLTQFAEDSSAEVPKAKPFNTAADPESEYSKPTDKDTYLYEKLKKKRKMRKEKAAKQHLPPLEEPTQGPAVPEQDTSETHFRYPGRNAYSAPLRQAPPPPPPRPLSAAAPSKPPPAGDRTEFRMHGMKGPHSYQFGYDTGKGKNRQFRFEERDNDGHVRGHYGYVDKHGKLRVVNYDADPEHGFRAEAPVETEP